A genomic segment from uncultured Marinifilum sp. encodes:
- a CDS encoding fumarate hydratase, whose product MSEFKYQKPFPITKDTTEYRLLTKDYVSTIDVDGRKILKVDPKGLEMLSKEAFSDVSFFLRPAHLAKLQNILKDNEASDNDRFVAHTMLMNQVVAADGQLPTCQDTGTAIVVAKKGENVYTGANDAEHLSKGVFETYKERNLRYSQVVPFSMFEEKNTGNNLPAQIDIYSNQGSDYEFLFVTKGGGSANKTFLYQETKALLNEENLTKFIEKKIKDLGTSACPPYHLALVVGGTSAEANLATVKKASTGYYDHLPTEGNEGGQAFRDLEWEKKVQEICQKSEIGAQFGGKYFVHDVRVIRMPRHAASCPVGLGVSCSADRNIKAKINEDGIFLEQLEKNPVKYLPEEAPAMKAAVDIDLDQPMEDILKELTKYPIKTRLNLSGTLIVARDMAHMKIQEMLDEGKEMPEYFKNHPVYYAGPAKTPEGMPSGSFGPTTAGRMDPYVGVFQKHGGSMVMVAKGNRYQSVTDACKENGGFYLGSIGGPAAVLAKNSIKSIEVIDFPELGMEAVRKIRVENFPAFIIVDDKGNDFFADM is encoded by the coding sequence ATGTCCGAATTTAAATATCAGAAGCCTTTTCCGATTACAAAGGATACCACAGAATATCGTTTGCTAACAAAAGACTATGTATCAACTATTGATGTTGATGGAAGAAAAATTTTGAAAGTAGATCCTAAAGGATTGGAAATGTTATCGAAAGAAGCATTTTCTGATGTCTCATTTTTCTTGCGTCCTGCACATTTAGCAAAATTGCAGAATATTTTAAAAGATAATGAAGCTTCGGATAATGACCGTTTTGTTGCACATACAATGTTAATGAATCAGGTGGTTGCTGCCGACGGACAATTACCAACTTGTCAGGATACCGGTACTGCTATTGTTGTAGCAAAAAAAGGAGAAAATGTTTATACAGGTGCAAACGATGCTGAACATCTTTCAAAAGGAGTTTTCGAAACCTATAAAGAAAGAAATTTGAGATATTCTCAGGTTGTTCCTTTTAGCATGTTCGAAGAAAAAAATACAGGAAATAATCTTCCAGCTCAAATCGATATCTATTCAAATCAAGGAAGCGATTATGAATTTTTATTCGTGACTAAGGGTGGTGGTTCTGCTAATAAAACTTTTCTTTATCAGGAAACTAAAGCTCTTTTAAACGAAGAGAATTTAACAAAATTTATAGAAAAGAAAATCAAAGATCTTGGAACTTCTGCATGTCCACCTTATCACTTGGCATTAGTGGTTGGAGGAACATCGGCCGAGGCTAATCTGGCTACAGTTAAAAAAGCTTCAACCGGATATTACGATCATTTGCCAACAGAAGGAAACGAAGGTGGTCAGGCTTTTCGCGATTTAGAGTGGGAGAAAAAAGTTCAGGAAATTTGCCAAAAAAGTGAAATTGGTGCTCAGTTTGGTGGTAAATATTTTGTTCATGATGTACGTGTAATTCGTATGCCTCGTCATGCAGCTTCATGTCCTGTTGGATTAGGTGTTAGCTGTAGTGCCGATCGTAATATCAAAGCAAAAATTAACGAAGATGGTATTTTCTTAGAGCAATTAGAGAAAAATCCTGTTAAGTATTTGCCAGAGGAAGCTCCTGCTATGAAAGCAGCAGTTGATATTGATTTAGATCAGCCAATGGAAGATATCCTGAAAGAATTAACCAAGTATCCAATTAAAACTCGTTTGAATCTTTCTGGAACTTTAATCGTTGCCAGAGATATGGCACATATGAAAATTCAGGAAATGTTGGATGAAGGAAAAGAAATGCCTGAATACTTCAAAAATCACCCTGTATATTATGCAGGACCAGCAAAAACTCCAGAGGGAATGCCATCAGGTAGTTTCGGACCTACAACTGCCGGACGAATGGATCCTTATGTAGGAGTATTCCAAAAGCATGGAGGATCGATGGTTATGGTTGCAAAAGGAAATCGTTATCAGTCGGTAACTGATGCTTGTAAAGAAAATGGTGGATTCTATCTTGGATCAATCGGAGGACCAGCAGCAGTATTGGCTAAAAACAGTATTAAGTCGATTGAAGTAATTGATTTCCCTGAGTTGGGAATGGAAGCAGTTCGTAAGATTCGTGTTGAAAATTTCCCTGCTTTTATTATTGTTGATGATAAAGGAAACGACTTTTTTGCTGATATGTAA
- the arfB gene encoding alternative ribosome rescue aminoacyl-tRNA hydrolase ArfB, with product MKEVFQFSKDLSKEFKFISSRSSGPGGQNVNKVNSKVELRFSIFDSKILSPEEKETLFRKLYHHINSDGVLIVSAQNERSQLSNKEIAIEKLYQWIELALKPVKPRRKTRPTRASKEKRIADKQMQAKKKQDRKKPDF from the coding sequence ATGAAAGAAGTTTTCCAATTTTCGAAAGATTTAAGCAAAGAATTTAAATTCATAAGCTCGCGAAGTAGCGGTCCTGGCGGACAAAATGTTAATAAAGTAAATTCTAAAGTAGAATTACGTTTTTCAATATTCGATTCTAAAATATTAAGCCCAGAAGAAAAAGAAACTCTTTTTAGAAAACTTTATCATCATATTAATAGTGATGGAGTACTAATAGTTAGTGCACAAAATGAACGATCGCAATTATCAAATAAAGAAATTGCCATAGAAAAGTTGTATCAATGGATAGAGCTTGCCTTAAAACCTGTAAAACCAAGAAGAAAAACTCGTCCTACACGAGCTTCGAAAGAAAAACGAATTGCCGATAAACAAATGCAGGCAAAAAAGAAACAGGATAGAAAAAAACCTGATTTTTAA
- the trpB gene encoding tryptophan synthase subunit beta, whose translation MSSNYFKSHPDEKGKFGEYGGSYIPEELNKEMQKINDAYYSISKSHKFISELRSIRKHFQGRPTPVYYCNRLSNKYGGRIYLKREDLNHSGAHKLNHCMGEALLAKHMGKKKLIAETGAGQHGVALATAAAYFGLECEIHMGEVDMVKERPNVVRMEILGAKVVPVTHGLKTLKEAVDSAFEAYLKDPINTIYCIGSVVGPHPFPMMVREFQRVVGIEAKDQFLEMTGELPDNVVACVGGGSNALGIFSAFLEDKECKLHGVEPAGKSFKKGEHAATLTFGKPGLIHGYKCYLLQDQNGDPDPVYSVASGLDYPGVGPEHSMLKDWNKVEYSSINDKECIDAFYELSRLEGIIPALESSHAVAYAIKLAQANPKKSILVNLSGRGDKDIDFIVEEYGLPKIK comes from the coding sequence ATGTCATCTAACTATTTCAAAAGCCACCCAGACGAAAAAGGAAAGTTTGGAGAATATGGCGGAAGCTATATTCCAGAAGAATTAAACAAGGAAATGCAAAAAATTAACGATGCTTACTATTCAATTAGTAAATCCCATAAGTTTATTTCTGAACTTAGAAGCATACGCAAGCATTTTCAGGGAAGACCCACTCCTGTATATTATTGCAACCGTTTATCGAACAAATATGGCGGTCGTATTTATTTAAAACGAGAAGATTTAAATCACTCGGGAGCGCATAAGTTAAACCACTGCATGGGAGAAGCCTTACTTGCCAAACATATGGGCAAAAAGAAACTAATTGCAGAAACTGGAGCCGGGCAGCATGGAGTTGCATTGGCTACTGCAGCTGCCTATTTTGGATTAGAATGTGAAATACACATGGGCGAAGTAGATATGGTTAAGGAACGCCCAAATGTTGTTCGTATGGAAATTCTAGGTGCTAAAGTTGTTCCTGTTACCCATGGCTTAAAAACTTTAAAGGAAGCTGTAGATTCTGCTTTCGAAGCATACTTAAAAGATCCAATAAACACTATATATTGTATCGGTTCGGTTGTTGGTCCTCATCCATTTCCAATGATGGTGCGCGAATTTCAAAGAGTTGTAGGAATCGAAGCAAAAGATCAATTTTTAGAAATGACAGGTGAATTGCCAGATAATGTTGTTGCCTGTGTTGGAGGTGGTAGTAATGCTCTTGGTATTTTCTCTGCTTTTTTAGAAGATAAAGAATGTAAACTTCATGGAGTTGAGCCTGCAGGCAAATCCTTTAAGAAAGGAGAACATGCTGCTACTTTAACTTTCGGAAAACCAGGCCTTATACATGGATATAAATGCTACTTGCTACAAGATCAAAATGGCGACCCCGATCCTGTTTATTCTGTTGCCAGCGGATTAGATTATCCGGGAGTTGGACCTGAGCATTCCATGCTAAAAGACTGGAATAAAGTTGAATACTCTTCGATTAATGATAAAGAATGTATTGATGCATTTTATGAATTAAGTCGTTTAGAAGGAATTATTCCAGCTTTAGAAAGTTCACATGCAGTAGCGTATGCAATTAAGCTTGCTCAAGCAAATCCTAAAAAATCAATTTTAGTAAATTTAAGTGGTAGAGGCGATAAGGATATCGATTTTATTGTAGAAGAATACGGATTACCGAAAATTAAATAA
- a CDS encoding SDR family NAD(P)-dependent oxidoreductase produces the protein MNDLRISPKERVAFVSEASNEIGRALVVELLEEGALKVYAGVRDIKSLNDLKLEYKNRLVPVLLDLKNDRSIIKAARMLKDTQILINNAEICEAEGLFSENTIDSLTINISVNVESLLKLTISLIDHLRNKDCAAIVNIVSILGLASMPIAATYSVSKAAAHSITLGMRGELLNTNILVMGVYPAPVHINLAKKINLNKALPHSIARNIILGLENGNEYVFPDIMSKQIAELYLTEPVTVEKQFAHFVSEKQEV, from the coding sequence TTGAATGATTTAAGGATATCACCAAAAGAGAGAGTAGCTTTTGTAAGTGAAGCAAGTAATGAAATTGGACGGGCTTTAGTGGTGGAGTTATTAGAGGAGGGCGCTTTAAAAGTATATGCTGGTGTTCGGGATATAAAATCACTAAATGATTTAAAGTTGGAATATAAAAACAGACTTGTACCGGTATTATTAGATTTAAAAAATGATAGATCGATTATAAAAGCTGCACGCATGTTAAAGGATACTCAAATTTTAATTAATAATGCCGAAATATGCGAAGCTGAGGGGTTATTTTCTGAGAATACTATAGATAGTCTTACAATTAATATTAGTGTTAATGTTGAGAGTTTGTTGAAATTAACAATTTCATTAATCGATCATTTAAGGAATAAAGATTGTGCTGCAATAGTTAATATAGTATCAATTTTAGGATTAGCAAGTATGCCGATAGCAGCAACTTACTCTGTTTCGAAGGCTGCAGCCCATAGCATTACGCTAGGAATGCGTGGCGAATTACTAAATACTAATATATTGGTAATGGGAGTTTATCCTGCTCCTGTTCATATAAATCTGGCAAAAAAAATAAATCTAAATAAGGCATTGCCACATAGTATTGCACGTAATATTATTCTTGGTCTCGAAAATGGAAACGAATATGTATTTCCTGATATTATGTCGAAGCAGATAGCAGAACTTTATTTAACAGAGCCAGTTACAGTTGAAAAACAGTTTGCTCATTTTGTCTCGGAAAAACAAGAAGTTTAA
- a CDS encoding DUF134 domain-containing protein, producing the protein MPRRVRLRKVVEPPRFKGYRPFGTNGRKRQSIELLYEEYESLKLADYDLMNHKEAAEVMGVSRPTFARIYECARRKIAAALVEVKDIKTVFGNAVLDKDWYECRKCNARFNIPATMEKEKCPACNSKQIECLNK; encoded by the coding sequence ATGCCAAGAAGAGTTAGATTAAGAAAAGTTGTAGAACCGCCACGTTTTAAAGGATATAGGCCATTTGGTACTAATGGAAGGAAAAGACAATCCATTGAATTGTTGTATGAAGAATATGAGTCTTTAAAATTGGCCGATTATGACTTAATGAATCACAAAGAAGCAGCCGAAGTTATGGGAGTTTCTCGTCCTACTTTTGCACGAATTTATGAATGTGCTAGGAGAAAAATTGCAGCAGCTTTGGTCGAGGTAAAAGACATAAAAACAGTATTTGGAAATGCAGTTTTAGATAAAGATTGGTATGAGTGTAGAAAGTGTAATGCACGATTTAATATACCTGCAACAATGGAGAAAGAAAAATGTCCCGCGTGCAATTCAAAACAAATAGAGTGTTTAAATAAATAA
- a CDS encoding NifB/NifX family molybdenum-iron cluster-binding protein: MKTIITSTAEGANALFDLRFGRAAYFCLFDDETGDVSFVENENINASSGAGTKAVEKVAELGVTKVISGDFGPKAKELLEKFNIQMVILKDDNNTIQNIINNLKS, encoded by the coding sequence ATGAAAACAATAATTACATCAACAGCAGAAGGTGCTAATGCATTATTCGATTTACGTTTTGGTAGAGCAGCTTACTTTTGCTTGTTTGATGATGAGACAGGAGATGTGAGTTTTGTTGAAAATGAAAACATTAACGCATCTTCGGGAGCCGGTACCAAAGCAGTAGAAAAAGTTGCTGAATTGGGAGTAACTAAGGTTATTTCGGGTGATTTTGGACCAAAAGCGAAAGAATTGCTTGAAAAATTCAATATTCAAATGGTTATTTTAAAAGATGATAATAATACCATTCAGAATATAATCAACAATTTAAAATCTTAA
- a CDS encoding DUF5320 domain-containing protein, with the protein MPNLDGTGPEGKGTKTGRKLGKCTSEDIPSQLEKLGKGQGRKRKSGGGEGRGKRLKSSKSI; encoded by the coding sequence ATGCCAAATCTTGATGGAACAGGACCCGAAGGAAAAGGAACCAAAACAGGAAGAAAACTTGGCAAATGCACCTCTGAAGATATACCATCTCAACTAGAAAAATTAGGTAAAGGTCAAGGCCGAAAAAGAAAAAGTGGAGGAGGAGAAGGCAGAGGGAAAAGATTAAAAAGTAGTAAATCCATTTAA
- a CDS encoding DUF5320 domain-containing protein, with the protein MPGLDRTGPQGQGSRSGRGLGKCNPSEEKQDTQNASQENVRGRGLGRGRGLGRGLGNGRGRGLGRGR; encoded by the coding sequence ATGCCAGGATTAGACAGAACAGGTCCACAAGGACAAGGTTCACGATCAGGTAGAGGATTAGGAAAATGTAATCCTAGTGAAGAGAAACAAGATACTCAAAATGCTTCACAAGAGAATGTGAGAGGAAGAGGTCTTGGAAGAGGAAGAGGTCTTGGACGAGGCCTTGGAAATGGTCGAGGTCGTGGTTTAGGTCGTGGTCGTTAA
- a CDS encoding NifB/NifX family molybdenum-iron cluster-binding protein: MKKKIAVPVKEGVLDAHFGHCSHFALIEIDDQSILNEELVPAPPHEPGLLPPFLANLGVTDVLAGGMGGRAIQIFNNHNVNVFVGAPTLEAKELVKGFLDKSISFTANCCNH, from the coding sequence ATGAAAAAGAAAATTGCAGTACCTGTAAAAGAAGGTGTTTTAGATGCGCATTTTGGACATTGTAGTCATTTTGCATTAATTGAAATCGATGATCAGTCTATCCTTAATGAAGAATTAGTTCCTGCACCACCTCACGAGCCAGGTCTGCTTCCTCCATTTTTAGCAAATTTAGGTGTTACCGATGTACTTGCTGGTGGAATGGGTGGAAGAGCAATTCAAATTTTTAACAATCATAATGTTAATGTATTTGTTGGAGCTCCTACTTTAGAGGCAAAAGAATTGGTGAAAGGATTTCTAGATAAGAGTATCAGTTTTACTGCTAATTGTTGTAATCACTAA
- a CDS encoding ARMT1-like domain-containing protein: protein MDFDCLACHAKTVKHIVEKFKPEKDVADVFISEANYIINNSQSISSPYAALLLHRLAKKTFATENLYAEEKKEANELLYSQYDYWKVLVNESQEPLHLAAKLAVIGNIIDYGAHSVPDDIIADIKGLLKKEFAIDERYEMFEAIKKANSVLYLGDNAGEIVFDKLFIETLNHPNLTFIVRDQPIINDVTLEDAKSLGMQEVCSVMSNGHDAPSTLKENCSDKFQEMFEKADVIISKGQGNYEGLLNEKRENLYFMLMAKCDLMANKLGVKKMDLVITENKIGNYEL from the coding sequence ATGGATTTTGATTGTTTAGCTTGTCATGCTAAAACGGTAAAGCATATTGTTGAGAAGTTTAAGCCGGAAAAGGATGTGGCTGATGTTTTTATTTCTGAGGCTAATTATATTATAAATAATAGTCAGTCTATATCGAGTCCGTACGCAGCATTATTATTACACCGTTTGGCAAAAAAAACTTTTGCTACCGAAAATTTGTATGCAGAAGAAAAAAAAGAGGCGAATGAATTGCTTTATTCTCAGTATGATTATTGGAAAGTGCTGGTGAATGAATCGCAAGAGCCATTGCATTTGGCGGCAAAGTTAGCCGTAATTGGCAATATTATAGATTATGGAGCACATTCGGTTCCCGATGATATTATAGCCGATATTAAAGGGCTTTTAAAGAAAGAATTTGCCATTGATGAGAGATATGAAATGTTCGAAGCCATTAAAAAGGCAAATAGTGTTTTGTATCTGGGAGATAATGCGGGAGAAATTGTTTTTGATAAACTTTTTATTGAAACACTAAATCATCCTAACTTAACTTTTATTGTTCGCGATCAGCCAATTATTAATGATGTTACACTCGAAGATGCAAAGTCTTTGGGAATGCAAGAGGTTTGTTCTGTTATGTCTAATGGACATGATGCTCCATCAACTTTAAAAGAAAATTGTTCCGACAAATTTCAGGAAATGTTTGAGAAAGCAGATGTTATAATTTCTAAAGGACAGGGAAATTATGAGGGCTTATTAAATGAAAAAAGAGAGAACTTATATTTCATGTTAATGGCAAAGTGCGATCTAATGGCAAATAAATTAGGAGTAAAAAAGATGGATTTGGTGATTACTGAAAATAAGATAGGAAATTATGAACTATAA
- a CDS encoding ATP-binding protein codes for MNYKVAITSGKGGTGKTTVAVNLFSTIHKNWTNKVQLADCDVEEPNDLLFFRNAKTLSNETVNQPVPKIDEEKCTFCRKCEEYCEFNAISIIPSMNYAAIDPNLCHSCGACLHACQFGAIQDYPHPIGQITHYQTENKADIAEGSLRIGSPMQTRIIKDLKDCVSKDAEVVIYDAPPGTSCPVIQTVADVDYVVLVTEPTPFGLYDLRLTVDLMREMNKEFGIVVNKAGIGDSEVYKYLEEENIELLAEIPFDREYAAQYAKGNLLSDIPPMIEKEYLKLSDYLKNRIKK; via the coding sequence ATGAACTATAAAGTTGCCATTACAAGTGGTAAAGGCGGAACAGGTAAAACAACTGTTGCAGTAAATTTGTTTTCTACAATTCATAAGAATTGGACAAACAAAGTTCAGTTAGCTGATTGTGATGTTGAGGAACCAAATGATTTATTGTTTTTTAGAAATGCCAAAACTTTAAGCAATGAGACGGTTAATCAACCGGTTCCTAAAATTGATGAAGAAAAATGCACCTTTTGTCGTAAGTGTGAGGAGTATTGTGAGTTTAATGCCATCAGCATAATTCCATCAATGAACTATGCGGCTATAGATCCAAATTTATGTCATTCGTGTGGAGCATGTCTTCATGCATGTCAATTTGGAGCTATTCAGGATTATCCACATCCAATTGGACAGATAACGCATTACCAAACTGAAAATAAGGCTGATATTGCAGAAGGTAGTCTGAGAATTGGCTCACCTATGCAAACACGAATTATTAAGGATTTGAAAGACTGTGTTAGTAAAGATGCTGAAGTTGTAATTTATGATGCACCTCCGGGAACCAGTTGTCCTGTTATTCAAACAGTTGCCGATGTTGATTATGTTGTTTTGGTTACAGAACCAACTCCATTTGGCTTGTACGATTTACGTTTAACTGTAGATTTGATGAGGGAAATGAATAAAGAATTCGGTATTGTTGTTAACAAAGCTGGGATTGGAGATTCAGAAGTTTATAAATACTTAGAAGAGGAAAATATAGAATTATTGGCAGAAATTCCTTTTGATAGAGAATATGCTGCACAATATGCCAAAGGTAATTTGTTATCAGATATTCCCCCAATGATTGAAAAGGAATATTTAAAATTATCTGATTATTTGAAAAACAGAATTAAAAAATGA
- a CDS encoding P-loop NTPase translates to MIEITILSGKGGTGKTGLTAAFASVAKNTVFADIDVDAPDLHLILKPEIVEKNVFIGARLASIDNELCTNCGLCKEECRFGAIHYKPEGGLEVNEFECEGCRLCERICPAQAITTEPSTNNHWFVSNTRFGTLLHAKMGPGEENSGKLVSVVRKNAKEKARSVNADFLLNDGPPGVGCAAIASVTGTDKIVLITEPSKSGFHDVIRLIELVDTFKIPMYAVINKHDINPEISKQMETFFITKGIKLLGKIPFNENMVNAIVAGKSIVEYAPESDIANTVRNMWNTVTESVKQEN, encoded by the coding sequence ATGATTGAAATTACCATATTAAGCGGTAAAGGAGGAACAGGGAAAACCGGATTAACAGCAGCTTTTGCTTCTGTAGCCAAAAATACCGTGTTCGCAGATATCGATGTTGATGCTCCTGATCTTCATTTGATTCTTAAGCCTGAAATCGTTGAGAAAAATGTTTTTATAGGAGCTCGACTGGCAAGTATCGATAATGAATTGTGTACCAATTGTGGTCTTTGTAAGGAAGAATGCCGATTTGGAGCTATTCACTATAAACCTGAAGGAGGACTCGAAGTAAACGAATTTGAGTGCGAAGGATGCAGATTGTGTGAACGTATTTGTCCGGCTCAGGCCATAACTACCGAGCCTAGTACCAACAATCATTGGTTTGTTTCCAATACTCGTTTTGGAACACTACTGCACGCAAAAATGGGACCGGGAGAAGAAAATTCTGGTAAATTGGTTTCTGTTGTAAGAAAAAATGCAAAGGAAAAAGCTCGAAGTGTAAATGCTGATTTTTTATTGAACGACGGACCTCCGGGGGTTGGTTGTGCCGCAATAGCTTCGGTTACAGGAACCGATAAAATTGTATTAATTACCGAGCCAAGTAAATCAGGTTTTCATGATGTAATTCGATTAATTGAATTGGTTGATACTTTTAAAATACCAATGTATGCTGTAATAAATAAGCACGATATTAATCCAGAAATTAGCAAGCAAATGGAAACATTTTTCATTACAAAAGGGATTAAACTTTTAGGTAAAATTCCGTTTAACGAGAATATGGTAAATGCCATTGTTGCAGGAAAATCTATTGTTGAGTATGCTCCCGAATCGGACATTGCAAACACAGTTCGTAACATGTGGAATACTGTTACCGAATCTGTAAAACAGGAAAATTAA
- a CDS encoding thioesterase family protein has product MISGRYTIRPRYGEVDQMGYVYHANYVNYCHQARTELMRSLGICDKVLEDNDIMLPVIEMNLKYIKPSGYDEELTITSRISELPTTRFKFNFLFENEKGEVVCKANTTLVFVDRLTRKPKRVPNLILNGLLKVI; this is encoded by the coding sequence ATGATTTCAGGAAGATATACAATTCGTCCTCGCTATGGAGAGGTTGATCAAATGGGTTATGTGTATCATGCTAACTATGTAAATTACTGTCATCAGGCTCGAACAGAGCTTATGCGTAGTTTAGGTATTTGCGATAAAGTGCTGGAAGATAATGATATTATGCTTCCTGTTATTGAGATGAATTTAAAATATATAAAACCTTCGGGTTACGATGAGGAATTAACCATCACAAGCAGGATAAGTGAATTACCGACAACACGTTTTAAATTCAATTTTTTATTTGAAAATGAAAAAGGAGAAGTCGTTTGTAAAGCAAATACAACACTTGTATTTGTTGATCGCTTAACTCGTAAGCCCAAGCGAGTTCCTAACTTGATATTAAATGGCTTATTAAAAGTAATTTAA
- a CDS encoding DUF4405 domain-containing protein: protein MKKLSLNFIVDVLSFLCFSFIIGTGFLIKYVLITGQETWLKYGENVRLEYLGMDRHEWGHFHLIAGFVMIGLMMLHIIYHWQLIKSMFKKVMGLSFLKGLSAIAFMLFCLILIFGPFFIKPDLTNNRKGERHHKFENKKFERKGRAAHYN from the coding sequence ATGAAAAAGTTAAGTTTGAATTTTATAGTAGATGTTCTATCGTTTTTATGTTTTTCTTTTATCATAGGAACAGGTTTTTTAATTAAATATGTTTTAATTACCGGGCAGGAAACATGGCTTAAATATGGAGAAAATGTAAGATTGGAATATTTGGGAATGGATCGTCACGAATGGGGACACTTTCATTTGATTGCCGGTTTTGTTATGATTGGATTAATGATGCTACATATTATCTATCATTGGCAACTTATTAAATCTATGTTCAAAAAAGTAATGGGTTTATCCTTCTTAAAAGGATTATCAGCAATAGCTTTTATGTTATTTTGTTTGATTTTAATTTTTGGACCATTTTTTATTAAACCTGATTTAACAAATAATAGAAAAGGTGAAAGGCATCATAAATTTGAGAATAAGAAATTTGAACGAAAAGGAAGAGCAGCACATTATAATTAG